From a single bacterium genomic region:
- a CDS encoding PH domain-containing protein, protein MKQLILRLLKVPPEPIDPMGDHDQLLVFRAAENYFKYKLVLWAIGQVFTVIGMLVGLGFAAAFTTQAPGWLIPILVLLEIAWLVFIIVQGVFSFFVLRLDYEMRWYKVTDRALRIREGIWQVREMTMTFANIQNISTTQGPLQRALGIADLQVQTAGGGGAAQAQEGQNQPGFFNMHTGYFRGVDNAEQIRDVMRQRLREYRDSGLGDTDESPEPVAAIPAAAPASSPDMLAALRALREEMGAFRASAQALAKE, encoded by the coding sequence ATGAAGCAACTGATCCTTCGATTGCTGAAGGTCCCGCCCGAACCCATCGATCCGATGGGCGACCACGATCAGCTTCTTGTGTTCCGCGCGGCGGAGAATTACTTCAAGTACAAGCTGGTTCTCTGGGCGATCGGGCAGGTCTTTACCGTAATCGGCATGCTGGTGGGCTTGGGGTTTGCCGCGGCGTTCACAACCCAGGCTCCCGGGTGGTTGATTCCGATTCTGGTTCTGCTGGAAATCGCGTGGCTCGTGTTCATCATCGTCCAGGGCGTTTTCAGCTTCTTCGTCCTGCGGCTGGACTACGAGATGCGCTGGTACAAGGTCACGGATCGCGCGCTGCGCATCCGGGAAGGCATCTGGCAGGTCCGTGAGATGACCATGACCTTTGCGAATATCCAGAATATCTCGACGACACAGGGACCGCTTCAGCGCGCGCTGGGGATCGCCGATCTGCAGGTTCAAACGGCCGGTGGCGGCGGCGCGGCACAGGCCCAGGAGGGGCAGAACCAGCCGGGATTCTTCAACATGCACACGGGCTACTTCCGCGGCGTTGACAACGCGGAGCAAATCCGCGACGTGATGCGTCAGCGTCTGCGCGAGTACCGCGACTCGGGACTCGGCGATACGGATGAATCGCCGGAGCCCGTTGCCGCGATTCCGGCGGCTGCGCCTGCTTCATCGCCGGACATGCTTGCGGCGCTGCGCGCACTGCGGGAAGAAATGGGCGCGTTCCGCGCGAGCGCTCAAGCCCTGGCCAAGGAGTAA
- a CDS encoding type II secretion system GspH family protein, producing the protein MNFLRARGFTLIEVMVTVGIVAIVGLAIVAGITYGVVIQQNIKERNSAMRAAAEVIEETKRTPFFSLAPITYTKNDVPLDPVVTLDDRGTVSTDDDVLAESITLRFYNTDGTAATTPINERKLVVAKARVQWRGAGRKADSPEDYQQVMITTLLAP; encoded by the coding sequence ATGAACTTTCTAAGGGCCAGAGGCTTCACACTGATCGAGGTCATGGTCACGGTTGGAATCGTCGCCATCGTCGGCCTGGCGATTGTGGCCGGAATCACGTATGGCGTCGTCATTCAGCAGAACATCAAGGAGCGCAACTCCGCGATGCGTGCTGCGGCGGAGGTCATCGAGGAAACGAAGCGTACGCCGTTCTTCTCGCTGGCTCCGATCACGTACACGAAGAATGACGTCCCGCTCGATCCGGTTGTAACCCTTGATGACCGGGGCACGGTATCGACGGATGACGACGTTCTCGCCGAGTCGATAACGCTTCGGTTCTACAACACGGATGGTACTGCCGCGACGACCCCGATCAACGAACGCAAACTGGTCGTCGCAAAGGCACGCGTTCAGTGGCGCGGGGCCGGCCGAAAGGCCGACAGTCCTGAGGACTATCAGCAAGTTATGATCACGACGCTCCTGGCACCGTGA
- a CDS encoding RNA polymerase sigma factor, with amino-acid sequence MKGHERMRESDSPAISPELFVRFQAGDAEAMKAVVQAYRKRLIGFIRLFTWSREIAEEIAQEVFLTTFQDRRKIHGPAKIRPWLFTIARRKIAREMGKGKYKAEIAVEGDVLCQLALEVPPQQLGDLQVQELGLHLRQALDNLRPKEREVLMLRFFGDLQIKEIAAVMDIPMGSVGVNISRALAKVRKHLEEQGLRFEDFVS; translated from the coding sequence ATGAAAGGGCACGAACGGATGCGAGAGTCGGATAGCCCGGCCATCAGCCCCGAACTCTTTGTGCGCTTTCAGGCCGGCGATGCCGAGGCAATGAAGGCTGTTGTCCAGGCATATCGCAAGCGGCTGATCGGCTTTATCCGGCTCTTTACCTGGAGCCGGGAGATCGCCGAAGAGATCGCTCAGGAGGTGTTTCTGACCACCTTCCAGGACCGTCGGAAGATCCACGGTCCGGCGAAGATCAGGCCCTGGTTGTTCACCATCGCACGGCGGAAGATCGCGCGTGAGATGGGCAAGGGGAAGTACAAGGCGGAGATCGCCGTCGAAGGCGACGTGCTCTGTCAACTTGCCCTCGAAGTGCCGCCCCAGCAGCTTGGCGACCTGCAAGTGCAAGAACTCGGATTGCATTTGCGGCAAGCGCTGGACAACCTTCGGCCAAAGGAACGAGAAGTCCTGATGCTTCGCTTCTTCGGTGACCTGCAGATCAAGGAAATTGCTGCAGTTATGGACATTCCGATGGGGTCGGTGGGCGTAAACATCAGCAGGGCGTTGGCAAAGGTTCGGAAGCATTTGGAGGAACAAGGACTAAGATTCGAGGACTTCGTTTCATGA
- a CDS encoding FecR family protein, with protein MSAHDDNKDRQLGHYLERLGEAWAGRADASDEFVARFEARLTMERTRPSARILSVPGLVRWSAAAATTIAACIALIFVLTPIGDGRIGAVAYGQGDFAASGSKSQARLVGNSSLITGEDGRAMATLDDERVALFIDQNSSIRLNSEEKVNLTRGRVWISVEPNSGFFAVETPDCVVEVKGTTFGVEIGENGTEVALASGEVWLAQGKHFTRMSAGSIAKIAKDSEPELMRANGDLVPTWALDLYANAEAARAAEFFPSAAPGVRGRPSR; from the coding sequence ATGAGCGCGCACGACGATAACAAGGACAGGCAACTGGGTCACTACCTGGAACGACTGGGTGAAGCCTGGGCCGGGCGAGCCGACGCCAGCGACGAGTTCGTTGCGCGTTTCGAGGCTCGCCTGACCATGGAGCGGACCCGCCCGAGCGCTCGGATTCTGTCTGTCCCCGGACTCGTTCGTTGGTCCGCCGCGGCGGCCACCACCATCGCTGCGTGCATTGCCTTGATCTTCGTGTTGACCCCGATCGGCGACGGCCGGATCGGAGCCGTCGCATACGGCCAGGGCGACTTCGCCGCAAGCGGCTCCAAGTCCCAGGCTCGCCTCGTCGGGAACTCCTCGTTGATCACCGGAGAAGATGGTCGCGCAATGGCCACTCTGGATGATGAACGGGTGGCTCTGTTTATTGATCAGAATTCCAGTATACGCCTAAATTCGGAAGAAAAGGTCAACTTGACCCGTGGTAGGGTCTGGATTAGCGTCGAACCAAATTCCGGATTTTTTGCCGTCGAGACGCCGGATTGTGTCGTAGAAGTGAAAGGAACGACCTTCGGGGTTGAGATCGGCGAGAACGGTACAGAGGTTGCTCTAGCAAGCGGAGAAGTCTGGCTCGCCCAAGGGAAGCATTTCACGCGAATGTCGGCGGGATCGATTGCGAAAATCGCAAAAGATTCCGAGCCGGAGTTGATGCGGGCTAACGGAGATTTGGTACCGACGTGGGCACTCGATCTATACGCGAACGCCGAAGCGGCTCGTGCCGCCGAATTCTTCCCCTCCGCCGCTCCCGGCGTGCGGGGTCGGCCTTCACGCTGA
- a CDS encoding type II secretion system protein GspG, translating to MLPLRRSRRAGSAFTLIELLVVVAIIAILAAIAVPNFLEAQTRGKVAAAQSNIRTITGALEAFAVDNNRYPATQPVVPGDPLALLSDFQLSALTTPISYISPGAFHDPFGTVRARAAFPNKRDVNRGGDFPTLTQPNEQRSLLYYHYPSLSQRLNVEEINIFGASVISIGPDIQDSLGAYRPFSAAFFVNELQDEGIRHPVDTMYDPTNGTVSIGDIGGYTGEARRFRE from the coding sequence ATTCTTCCCCTCCGCCGCTCCCGGCGTGCGGGGTCGGCCTTCACGCTGATCGAACTGCTCGTTGTCGTTGCCATCATTGCAATCCTGGCAGCCATCGCGGTGCCGAACTTCCTCGAAGCGCAAACCCGGGGAAAGGTCGCAGCTGCCCAGTCTAACATTCGGACGATAACAGGCGCGCTCGAGGCTTTTGCCGTGGACAACAATCGGTATCCCGCCACCCAACCGGTCGTGCCGGGGGATCCGCTGGCTCTGTTATCGGACTTCCAACTGTCGGCCCTCACCACACCCATTTCGTACATCTCGCCTGGTGCCTTCCACGATCCTTTCGGGACCGTGCGGGCGCGGGCGGCGTTCCCGAACAAGCGGGACGTGAACCGCGGCGGCGACTTTCCGACGCTGACGCAACCCAATGAGCAACGGAGCTTGCTGTACTACCATTACCCGTCTTTGTCCCAACGTCTGAACGTCGAGGAGATTAACATCTTTGGGGCCTCGGTGATCAGCATTGGGCCGGACATCCAGGATTCACTTGGTGCCTATCGCCCGTTCAGCGCCGCATTCTTCGTGAATGAGTTGCAGGACGAGGGGATTCGCCATCCGGTGGATACCATGTATGATCCGACGAATGGGACGGTCAGTATTGGAGATATCGGCGGTTACACTGGGGAAGCCCGCCGGTTTCGCGAGTGA